The Juglans regia cultivar Chandler chromosome 6, Walnut 2.0, whole genome shotgun sequence genome contains the following window.
TATACATAGTCTAATTAATACTGAATAAATGTTTAGTTACAAATAATAACAAATGCCTCAATCTGAGGATGCATTGCGTCGCGCCAATATCTCTCTTTGAAGTTGCTGGAAATATACTTGCTGAACTTCATTTAACGTACTGACATCGAGCAATATTATGCGCTCCTCTCTCTCCAACCGGGCGATTTCCAGTTTCTCCGCCTCCAACCTTAATCTCTCGTCCTCTTGTCTACAtttatttccctccatttctcGTTCATATGCCATCTTCTCAGCCTTGAGTCGGAAAAATTCTTTCTCCTGAGCACGTGACTCCTCTAGGAGACTATATCTTTTCTTGCTGAGCTCCACAAGCTCATCTGAGGCCCTGCCTTGGGCCTTACGTTTTCCTTTCTCAGCTTTTCTCCCTATTGGCCTATCCAATTCGATGACATCATTACTTTCCAGATTCTCGCCCTCTGTACCACCCACTGAATCAATGGGTGAATTAGTTGCCATTGCTGATGTACGCGAATATGTAGGGGACATCGTCGACCTTCGCTTTGTCCCGTCCTTTGTGTAACGTTGATTCCATTTCGGCTGGTCCTTTAATAGCtgccaacaatgctc
Protein-coding sequences here:
- the LOC108998506 gene encoding uncharacterized protein LOC108998506 isoform X3, whose product is MTEQDKVMYQSLEKTTFQFEHCWQLLKDQPKWNQRYTKDGTKRRSTMSPTYSRTSAMATNSPIDSVGGTEGENLESNDVIELDRPIGRKAEKGKRKAQGRASDELVELSKKRYSLLEESRAQEKEFFRLKAEKMAYEREMEGNKCRQEDERLRLEAEKLEIARLEREERIILLDVSTLNEVQQVYFQQLQREILARRNASSD
- the LOC108998506 gene encoding uncharacterized protein LOC108998506 isoform X2 codes for the protein MTEQDKKAKVMYQSLEKTTFQFEHCWQLLKDQPKWNQRYTKDGTKRRSTMSPTYSRTSAMATNSPIDSVGGTEGENLESNDVIELDRPIGRKAEKGKRKAQGRASDELVELSKKRYSLLEESRAQEKEFFRLKAEKMAYEREMEGNKCRQEDERLRLEAEKLEIARLEREERIILLDVSTLNEVQQVYFQQLQREILARRNASSD
- the LOC108998506 gene encoding uncharacterized protein LOC108998506 isoform X1 → MTEQDKFEKAKVMYQSLEKTTFQFEHCWQLLKDQPKWNQRYTKDGTKRRSTMSPTYSRTSAMATNSPIDSVGGTEGENLESNDVIELDRPIGRKAEKGKRKAQGRASDELVELSKKRYSLLEESRAQEKEFFRLKAEKMAYEREMEGNKCRQEDERLRLEAEKLEIARLEREERIILLDVSTLNEVQQVYFQQLQREILARRNASSD
- the LOC108998506 gene encoding uncharacterized protein LOC108998506 isoform X4 codes for the protein MTEQDKFEHCWQLLKDQPKWNQRYTKDGTKRRSTMSPTYSRTSAMATNSPIDSVGGTEGENLESNDVIELDRPIGRKAEKGKRKAQGRASDELVELSKKRYSLLEESRAQEKEFFRLKAEKMAYEREMEGNKCRQEDERLRLEAEKLEIARLEREERIILLDVSTLNEVQQVYFQQLQREILARRNASSD